A genomic stretch from Symbiobacterium terraclitae includes:
- a CDS encoding CoxG family protein, whose product MRISGSFGFDAPPDMVYRLFTDPDALMNATVGLRALRPLGPDKWEAEMQVRLGGFALAYRGTIAVTDRTPDGYRLRIAAETDGGAIDADVALWFRPFGSGTRVEYAAEFAIRGAQRLQPALARALVDFFMHGMKEYAARCRKASGQCAAQQVRPDAHEHTPE is encoded by the coding sequence TTGCGCATCAGCGGATCGTTCGGCTTCGACGCGCCGCCCGACATGGTGTACCGGCTGTTCACCGATCCCGACGCCCTCATGAACGCGACCGTCGGCCTCCGCGCCCTGCGCCCCCTCGGGCCGGACAAGTGGGAGGCGGAGATGCAGGTCCGCCTCGGCGGGTTCGCGCTCGCCTACCGCGGCACGATCGCGGTCACCGACCGCACGCCGGACGGATACCGCCTGCGGATTGCGGCCGAGACCGACGGCGGGGCCATCGACGCCGACGTCGCGCTCTGGTTCCGCCCCTTCGGGAGTGGCACCCGGGTGGAGTACGCCGCCGAGTTCGCCATCCGCGGCGCGCAGCGGCTCCAGCCCGCCCTCGCCCGCGCCCTGGTGGATTTCTTCATGCACGGGATGAAGGAGTACGCCGCGCGGTGCCGGAAGGCGTCCGGACAGTGCGCGGCGCAACAGGTCCGGCCCGACGCGCACGAGCACACCCCGGAGTGA